A region from the Wansuia hejianensis genome encodes:
- a CDS encoding FAD-dependent oxidoreductase, with protein sequence MGYDTKYDVIVCGGGTSGVAAAIASARNGAKTLLIERTGVLGGQMSLSGPPGFAYARLFNSQGKRDVGGIVEETYQRLLKSGHALPEWRSPIREKAAYTFSYIDPDWWVALVFEMMEEEGVELLLDTLVVGVEKDGDTVTGVAVENANGRNTIHGQVVVDCTGEGYVSMQAGAETACVDRDTIQPHTLAFTVDGVDWDKLLTYIRTNPDQFSFKQLIFPYENANTREEVEEYYRKCYDIKELGEIMGFYELRDMALKNGDWHPYSGAGFFLTPKEGGHIQAHFQHSSQVDHAVPTDAWDLTRCNIECRKQNMIAWRFFKNYVPGFEHAYITRTCTELRLREGPRIVGEYVLTRDDVADCRQFPDTIGKSSFKAGGYHVAAMDTLAVCHTGKNDMAFPKDGGSYDIPYRCLLPKKIENLLAAGKCVSTDRPAYLRYLHQTMVTGQAAGTAAALSVKKGVTPRALQADIKELQENLVGQGAILFETR encoded by the coding sequence ATGGGATATGATACAAAATATGACGTAATTGTCTGCGGCGGAGGAACTTCCGGCGTAGCCGCGGCAATTGCAAGCGCCAGAAACGGCGCGAAGACTTTGCTGATTGAAAGGACGGGCGTACTCGGAGGGCAGATGAGCCTTTCCGGCCCTCCCGGATTCGCTTATGCCAGGCTGTTTAACTCACAGGGAAAGAGAGATGTGGGCGGAATCGTAGAAGAGACATATCAGAGACTGTTGAAGAGCGGACATGCGCTGCCTGAATGGAGAAGCCCCATCCGTGAAAAAGCGGCCTACACATTTTCTTATATAGACCCGGATTGGTGGGTAGCGCTTGTTTTTGAAATGATGGAAGAAGAGGGTGTTGAATTACTGCTGGATACGCTGGTGGTTGGCGTGGAAAAAGATGGTGATACCGTGACGGGAGTAGCTGTGGAAAATGCCAACGGACGCAACACGATTCACGGACAGGTAGTTGTTGACTGTACCGGCGAGGGTTATGTATCTATGCAGGCAGGAGCGGAAACCGCCTGCGTAGACAGAGATACGATTCAACCGCATACGTTGGCTTTTACGGTGGACGGTGTTGACTGGGATAAACTGCTGACCTATATCCGCACGAATCCGGATCAGTTTTCCTTTAAGCAGCTGATCTTCCCCTATGAAAATGCCAATACGAGGGAAGAGGTAGAAGAATATTACAGAAAATGTTATGATATTAAGGAACTGGGAGAGATCATGGGCTTTTACGAGCTGCGGGATATGGCCCTGAAAAACGGAGACTGGCATCCTTATTCGGGAGCGGGCTTCTTCCTGACACCCAAGGAAGGCGGTCACATCCAGGCTCATTTCCAGCATTCCTCACAGGTTGACCACGCAGTTCCGACAGACGCGTGGGATCTGACCAGATGTAACATTGAATGCCGGAAACAGAACATGATCGCTTGGAGATTCTTCAAGAATTATGTGCCGGGATTTGAACATGCGTATATCACCCGCACCTGTACTGAACTGCGGTTGAGAGAAGGGCCGCGCATCGTGGGCGAATATGTGCTGACAAGGGATGACGTGGCAGATTGCCGCCAGTTCCCGGATACGATTGGAAAAAGTTCCTTCAAGGCGGGCGGCTATCATGTAGCAGCCATGGACACACTGGCTGTATGCCATACGGGCAAAAATGATATGGCCTTCCCGAAGGACGGCGGCTCTTATGATATTCCATACCGTTGTCTGCTGCCGAAAAAGATTGAAAACCTGCTGGCAGCCGGAAAATGTGTTTCAACCGACCGTCCCGCATATCTGAGATACCTTCATCAGACTATGGTGACAGGCCAGGCTGCGGGAACCGCCGCAGCCCTCTCAGTGAAGAAGGGCGTCACCCCGAGAGCACTGCAGGCAGATATAAAAGAGCTTCAGGAAAACCTTGTGGGTCAGGGAGCGATCCTCTTTGAGACAAGATGA
- a CDS encoding carbohydrate ABC transporter permease, with translation MSVKAQKPKAKIKANSVVGNIILWLAVLAVILPLVWVFLTSLKSNQDFYSNVWGLPKEWVWSNYARAWERGNIGSGVINSVVVSLGALAVNLVCSTTSAYALSRFEFRGRKALYGLYVAAIMVPSIITLIPQYFMLLQLNLLDTRLGLILVYGLSSVPFSTFMLFGFFKALPHELEEAAMIDGAGYIKTFRTIMLPLAQPGVITVMIVNFIDYWNEYYKAMSYVTTPSKLTIPVGLVQFTQQSQYRIDWGALMASNIIMIIPTIVVYCIFQNSIQKGLTAGAVKG, from the coding sequence ATGTCCGTTAAAGCGCAAAAACCCAAGGCAAAAATAAAAGCAAATTCAGTTGTCGGAAACATCATCCTGTGGCTGGCTGTTCTCGCTGTTATTCTTCCCTTGGTATGGGTATTTCTGACTTCACTGAAAAGTAACCAAGATTTTTATTCCAACGTGTGGGGGCTGCCCAAGGAATGGGTGTGGAGTAATTACGCCCGGGCCTGGGAACGCGGTAATATCGGTTCCGGCGTAATCAATAGTGTTGTCGTATCACTCGGAGCTCTTGCGGTAAACCTGGTCTGCTCCACAACCTCAGCCTATGCTCTGTCCCGTTTTGAATTCCGCGGACGGAAGGCTCTGTATGGCCTTTATGTGGCTGCGATCATGGTACCTAGCATCATCACTCTAATCCCGCAGTATTTTATGCTCCTTCAGCTGAATCTTCTGGACACAAGGCTGGGCCTGATTTTAGTATACGGCTTATCCTCCGTTCCCTTTTCCACTTTCATGCTCTTTGGTTTTTTTAAAGCCCTTCCTCATGAATTGGAAGAGGCAGCCATGATTGACGGTGCCGGTTATATTAAAACCTTCCGCACCATCATGCTTCCTCTGGCCCAGCCAGGAGTTATCACTGTCATGATTGTCAATTTCATTGACTACTGGAACGAATATTACAAAGCCATGAGCTACGTAACCACCCCGTCTAAGCTAACCATACCTGTAGGGCTGGTACAATTTACCCAGCAATCGCAGTACCGGATTGACTGGGGTGCCTTGATGGCCAGCAATATCATCATGATTATACCAACTATTGTTGTTTACTGCATTTTCCAAAATTCAATACAGAAAGGATTAACTGCCGGAGCAGTAAAAGGCTAA
- a CDS encoding carbohydrate ABC transporter permease produces MKKTVLSLPQSRNFRKRTGFLLLFTLPTLALFTLFVLIPIFQGIYYSLFQWSGISSNMTFLGLDNYKRLFGDSVVWTALLNDLKIAAIRLAFTLIISLTLALLLTRFKIFANQFFRKVLFFPVMLSVVVICTIWTMLYNPNFGALNSLLSVIGIQPPPAGWLGDFGTALYATIPPAIWCTTGFYMLIFISAIESIPSSLFESARLDGASIWTEIRYVILPLIRPQLNFCAIYVVISSMNSSYLFVRLLTNGGPNSSSEVLGTYMTLNGFSYHQFGYASAIAVLILVSTIILSLILNKIFRSETYEL; encoded by the coding sequence ATGAAAAAAACAGTTCTATCACTGCCGCAGAGTCGTAATTTCCGGAAAAGAACCGGCTTTCTGCTGCTGTTTACACTGCCTACACTGGCATTATTTACTTTATTTGTACTGATACCCATTTTCCAGGGAATCTACTACAGCCTGTTCCAATGGAGCGGCATCAGTTCCAACATGACCTTTCTGGGACTGGATAACTATAAACGCCTGTTTGGTGATTCCGTAGTATGGACTGCCCTGCTGAACGATCTTAAAATTGCAGCGATCCGGCTGGCCTTTACGCTGATTATTTCTCTCACACTGGCTCTGCTTTTAACCCGTTTTAAAATATTTGCCAATCAGTTTTTCCGCAAAGTGCTGTTTTTTCCGGTCATGCTTTCGGTGGTGGTTATCTGCACCATCTGGACGATGCTTTACAATCCTAACTTTGGCGCTCTGAACTCTTTATTAAGCGTAATCGGTATACAGCCTCCTCCGGCCGGGTGGCTCGGAGACTTCGGAACCGCGCTCTACGCCACGATTCCTCCGGCTATCTGGTGTACGACAGGATTCTATATGTTGATTTTTATTTCTGCCATAGAATCCATTCCGTCCTCCCTTTTTGAATCTGCAAGACTGGACGGCGCAAGCATTTGGACAGAAATCAGATACGTAATTCTTCCTCTGATAAGGCCTCAGCTAAATTTCTGTGCGATTTATGTGGTGATTTCTTCTATGAACAGCTCTTACCTGTTCGTAAGGCTTCTGACCAATGGCGGACCTAACAGTTCCTCCGAGGTGCTGGGTACTTATATGACCCTTAACGGTTTCAGCTATCATCAGTTCGGCTACGCTTCTGCGATCGCTGTTTTGATACTGGTATCTACCATCATCCTGTCTCTGATACTGAATAAAATCTTCCGGTCAGAGACCTACGAATTATAG
- a CDS encoding extracellular solute-binding protein, which yields MKKKSLTALLLSVAVTSALFTGCAGNESSTTTSGSNTGSASASSGAAASSDDGKTSKISGELEVAVFSNGELMDKFWNTVVEEFNSLYPDCKVTLNASPKIEDTVRPRFVSNTPPDIYYMGGTANADETALTQDGQFMDLSEFYNTAEAIGYDGLLKDNMAVELFNRSGDSIYGMGFGYSVWGYYYNKTMAEEYGWEPPTNWEEFCELAPKIKEKGIYPIIHQGKYPDYMGYGLIQPGIATDAGKDLLLQMGNLDTSAYDSKEVISAYDKLEQLVKNDWTPANALSLTHTEAQMEWLLGKAFIIPCGNWLEGEMAEDIPEGFEMAFMPSFWHDSTNTSTYVGSSPRISIAANTKNPEAAKAFLQVLFSKNVTQAVAECQMGIPCMRDDLEGVELTASNQDILKQVSEGSVQIINEVGGSGNFEPYAELRTATTNAISSILGGQKTSEEALEGIKQEADRIAADDGIAKITIS from the coding sequence ATGAAAAAGAAAAGTTTGACCGCATTGCTCTTATCCGTTGCTGTTACTTCTGCTCTTTTTACCGGCTGTGCCGGCAATGAATCATCAACAACCACTTCAGGTTCCAACACCGGCTCAGCCTCTGCTTCTTCAGGTGCCGCAGCTTCTTCAGACGACGGTAAAACCTCCAAAATCTCCGGCGAGTTGGAAGTTGCCGTATTTTCCAACGGCGAACTGATGGATAAATTCTGGAATACAGTTGTAGAAGAATTTAATTCTCTGTACCCGGATTGTAAAGTCACGCTGAACGCCAGCCCTAAAATTGAAGATACTGTCCGACCCCGTTTTGTATCCAACACGCCGCCGGATATTTATTATATGGGCGGGACAGCCAACGCTGATGAAACAGCTCTGACACAAGACGGACAGTTTATGGACCTCAGTGAGTTTTACAACACTGCCGAAGCCATTGGTTATGACGGACTGTTAAAAGACAACATGGCAGTAGAGCTTTTTAACCGCTCCGGCGACAGCATCTACGGCATGGGCTTTGGCTACAGCGTCTGGGGCTATTATTATAACAAAACCATGGCCGAAGAATACGGCTGGGAACCTCCGACCAACTGGGAAGAATTCTGCGAACTTGCTCCCAAAATCAAAGAAAAGGGAATCTATCCCATCATACATCAGGGCAAATACCCGGATTATATGGGATACGGCTTGATACAACCGGGAATTGCCACTGATGCCGGGAAAGATTTGCTGCTACAGATGGGCAATCTGGACACCAGCGCCTATGATTCCAAAGAGGTAATTTCCGCTTACGACAAGCTGGAACAACTGGTGAAAAATGACTGGACTCCCGCAAACGCTCTTTCCCTGACACATACAGAAGCACAGATGGAATGGCTGCTGGGCAAAGCTTTCATCATCCCCTGCGGCAACTGGCTGGAGGGTGAAATGGCGGAGGATATTCCGGAAGGTTTTGAGATGGCCTTCATGCCCTCTTTCTGGCATGACAGCACCAATACGTCTACCTACGTAGGCAGCAGCCCCCGTATTTCTATCGCGGCCAATACCAAGAATCCTGAGGCGGCGAAAGCCTTCCTCCAGGTTTTATTTTCTAAAAACGTCACCCAGGCCGTCGCAGAATGCCAGATGGGTATCCCCTGCATGAGGGACGATCTTGAGGGCGTAGAACTCACGGCCTCCAATCAGGATATCCTGAAACAGGTCTCCGAGGGCAGCGTTCAGATCATCAACGAGGTCGGTGGCTCCGGCAATTTCGAGCCTTACGCCGAACTGAGAACAGCTACCACAAACGCGATCTCATCTATACTAGGCGGCCAGAAGACATCAGAAGAGGCATTAGAAGGAATTAAACAGGAAGCCGACAGAATTGCTGCAGATGATGGCATTGCAAAAATAACCATATCTTAA
- a CDS encoding LacI family DNA-binding transcriptional regulator has product MAVTKQQIADYLGISRTAVSLTLNRSPKCTVSKECQQKIINAAKELGYPLQNTEVLPPKICVAAFNMDNKAAMSTNNNELRLIDDYISSQGYNIVFLNVSKSEHSMNRFYDYINSGDADALVMLSVTDPSVCSRIADGSIPYVIFSEIDNQPGNTCFPDTYEITRQMMQRLIKMGHRRIAFFTLMLEYPQQKHILNGYKSALSEAGIDYDPALIQVSSLHDGGELAARMEYLGIKYTAAICANSVLQFGALNWMQQHGIQVPAQKSLLGYGMTDLVTLAKPELSTFYMDSKEYIESGMKCLMESIKTGKRNFPCYRVQKGGLYEGGTLAPPM; this is encoded by the coding sequence ATGGCAGTTACCAAACAACAAATTGCCGATTATCTCGGCATATCCAGAACGGCTGTATCACTAACCTTAAACCGTTCTCCCAAATGTACTGTCTCTAAAGAGTGCCAGCAAAAGATCATAAATGCCGCAAAAGAACTGGGCTATCCCCTACAGAACACTGAAGTCCTGCCTCCCAAGATCTGCGTGGCCGCCTTTAATATGGATAACAAGGCTGCCATGAGTACTAATAACAACGAGCTGCGCTTGATTGACGACTACATCAGCAGCCAGGGCTATAACATCGTATTTCTAAACGTGTCGAAAAGCGAACATTCCATGAATCGTTTTTATGACTATATCAACAGCGGAGACGCCGACGCTCTTGTTATGCTTTCTGTCACCGATCCGTCTGTCTGCAGCCGTATTGCGGACGGTTCAATTCCCTATGTAATTTTTTCCGAAATTGATAACCAGCCCGGCAATACGTGTTTTCCGGATACATACGAAATTACCCGGCAGATGATGCAGCGCCTCATCAAAATGGGTCATCGCAGAATCGCCTTTTTTACACTGATGTTAGAATATCCGCAGCAGAAACACATACTGAACGGATATAAAAGCGCGCTATCTGAAGCAGGAATCGACTATGACCCTGCCCTTATCCAGGTGAGCAGCCTTCATGACGGAGGTGAACTAGCCGCCCGGATGGAATATCTGGGTATAAAATATACGGCTGCAATCTGCGCTAATTCTGTCCTTCAGTTTGGCGCCCTGAACTGGATGCAGCAGCACGGCATACAGGTGCCTGCGCAAAAAAGTCTTCTTGGCTACGGCATGACCGACTTGGTCACGCTGGCCAAACCTGAACTGTCAACATTCTATATGGATTCAAAAGAGTATATCGAAAGCGGGATGAAATGTCTGATGGAAAGTATCAAAACCGGAAAACGTAATTTCCCCTGCTACCGGGTGCAGAAAGGAGGGTTATATGAGGGCGGCACTCTGGCTCCGCCCATGTAG
- a CDS encoding alpha-amylase family protein, with protein sequence MNIQSVLGTGFQNMKAEVILKESVCLTSEDFRMSLVNETEKSLEFLGTLADMTLRIYMRKKEECWQLQMEWEGNGRLACRSLGWSLSFILPEQGRGDLKVPCAGRYVSDCGLYPLNTGASTKPDSRLSGLFFGPHRPCLLIGTEIPQKNLHLYTVTRIDENTVWISGKTTFPKGQGLASVLRTEVSFIYQGLIPVEAVSAYGRHVSVIPEKAFAEPLIGWNSWDYYFSALRQEDIWENADCIEQDPVLKEAVKCVIVDMGWEHREGEWYANYRFPDGLKALAERISRRGLIPGIWTNGCEIHPLSYPALRNGEMLLRNADHTLLQVDQFYVIDPTHPAGEKFLYQTYKRLFQAGFRIFKVDFVDALLEAEEFYDAGCGPYDAVRRVFEIVRQAVGHGSHILGCAYPPECGAGYADSCRIGVDIHNHWEHVLWILEYLQINFWENGRLFRIDPDFMIVRGIDTSLEEETNVLNPMGEIWRNTGRHCWRSGPVFDRYEAETWANIVVFSGGNVILGDRLGMLNQEGLRLIHEHLKPAGQTAVPLDLGAGRVAAFWYLQEPGRKRLLMINHSDREKTISFSFAEYGLPVPENVFCGKKGVWKNGVYSCFLNRHESAVAELVF encoded by the coding sequence ATGAACATACAGAGTGTATTGGGAACGGGATTTCAAAATATGAAAGCAGAAGTAATTCTGAAGGAATCTGTTTGCCTGACCTCGGAAGATTTTCGGATGAGCCTGGTAAACGAGACAGAGAAGAGCCTGGAGTTTCTGGGTACGCTGGCGGATATGACGCTGCGGATTTATATGCGTAAAAAGGAGGAATGCTGGCAACTGCAGATGGAATGGGAAGGAAACGGCCGTTTAGCCTGCAGAAGCCTTGGGTGGTCCCTGAGCTTTATCCTGCCGGAGCAGGGGCGTGGTGATCTGAAGGTGCCGTGTGCAGGCAGGTATGTTTCGGATTGCGGGCTTTATCCTCTGAATACAGGGGCGTCGACAAAACCAGACAGCCGGTTATCGGGATTGTTTTTTGGGCCTCATCGCCCTTGCCTGCTCATAGGGACGGAAATCCCTCAGAAAAATCTTCATCTGTATACAGTGACCCGCATAGATGAGAATACAGTATGGATAAGCGGAAAAACCACTTTTCCGAAAGGGCAGGGGCTGGCCTCTGTTCTGAGAACGGAGGTCAGTTTTATTTATCAGGGGCTGATTCCTGTTGAAGCGGTCAGTGCGTATGGAAGGCACGTTTCTGTCATTCCGGAAAAAGCATTTGCAGAACCTCTGATCGGATGGAATAGCTGGGATTATTATTTTTCAGCGCTCAGACAGGAAGATATTTGGGAAAATGCAGACTGTATAGAACAGGACCCAGTGCTGAAAGAGGCGGTTAAGTGTGTAATTGTCGATATGGGCTGGGAGCACCGGGAAGGAGAATGGTATGCGAATTATCGTTTTCCGGACGGCCTGAAGGCCCTAGCTGAAAGAATCAGCCGAAGAGGACTGATCCCCGGGATTTGGACGAATGGCTGTGAAATCCATCCGCTCTCTTATCCGGCCCTCAGGAACGGGGAGATGCTGCTTAGGAACGCGGACCATACTTTGCTTCAGGTGGATCAGTTCTATGTAATAGACCCTACCCATCCGGCAGGGGAAAAATTTCTCTATCAGACGTATAAAAGATTATTTCAGGCCGGATTCCGGATATTTAAAGTGGATTTTGTAGATGCGCTGCTGGAGGCTGAGGAATTTTACGATGCCGGCTGCGGACCGTATGATGCCGTGCGCAGAGTGTTTGAGATAGTTCGTCAAGCTGTGGGGCATGGCAGTCATATCCTTGGCTGCGCGTATCCTCCGGAGTGCGGAGCGGGTTATGCTGATTCCTGCAGAATAGGTGTGGATATCCATAATCATTGGGAACATGTTCTATGGATACTGGAATATCTTCAGATAAATTTCTGGGAAAACGGGAGGTTATTCCGGATTGATCCGGATTTTATGATAGTAAGGGGAATAGACACCTCTCTTGAGGAGGAGACGAATGTTCTGAACCCGATGGGAGAGATTTGGAGGAATACCGGCAGGCACTGCTGGCGGAGCGGTCCTGTTTTTGACCGGTATGAGGCGGAGACCTGGGCGAATATAGTTGTATTTTCAGGTGGGAACGTGATATTGGGAGACCGTCTCGGTATGCTGAACCAGGAAGGGCTTCGCCTGATCCATGAACATCTGAAGCCTGCAGGGCAAACAGCAGTACCGCTGGATCTGGGTGCTGGCAGGGTCGCCGCGTTCTGGTACCTTCAGGAACCGGGAAGGAAACGGCTGCTGATGATCAATCATTCAGATAGAGAAAAGACCATAAGTTTTTCATTTGCTGAATATGGCCTGCCGGTTCCGGAGAATGTGTTTTGCGGAAAGAAGGGCGTGTGGAAAAACGGGGTATATAGCTGCTTCCTGAACCGGCATGAAAGCGCTGTTGCAGAGCTGGTGTTTTAA
- a CDS encoding L-lactate MFS transporter, whose protein sequence is MNYTRKRWLILAACCLANLCLGSIYAWSVFASSMADYLSALHGVTVTSGDLAIVYTIANSVGPITMISGGWFNDRFGPKKVILVGGLLFGGGMLASGFAGSIGALIVAYGLIGGLGLGMAYGCTISSCVKFFPDKRGLVGGITTATYGLSSVILPPVVTVIVGRLDAPAAFKIVGVVFLVLICGCSFLVEKCPADFVPDGWTPPAEKKEKKAVRDCSWREMLKSPVFYAMILLLTCGAFCGMMIISQASAVASGMIGMSAAAAGIAVSVLALFNAAGRLAAGWLSDRIGRISTLTLACVLSVAGLISLYFSSTGSTGTFYLGIALVGICFGSFMGVYPGFTADQFGARNNSVNYGIMFIGFAAAGFFGPTIMKNVYTADGSYQRAFLIAVGLNSAGILLTFVYRILAKRRSLERSVN, encoded by the coding sequence ATGAATTACACAAGAAAACGATGGCTGATTCTCGCAGCCTGCTGTCTGGCAAATTTATGCCTTGGATCAATTTACGCGTGGAGCGTGTTCGCTTCATCGATGGCGGATTACCTGAGCGCCCTGCACGGGGTCACGGTCACGTCCGGAGACCTGGCGATCGTCTATACAATCGCCAATTCTGTCGGTCCGATTACTATGATATCCGGAGGCTGGTTCAATGACCGGTTTGGGCCGAAAAAGGTAATACTGGTCGGCGGTCTGCTGTTCGGAGGCGGTATGCTGGCTTCCGGCTTTGCCGGGAGTATCGGCGCCCTGATCGTTGCTTACGGCCTAATCGGCGGCCTGGGGCTGGGCATGGCCTACGGCTGCACGATCAGCAGCTGTGTGAAATTTTTCCCGGATAAGCGGGGACTGGTCGGGGGCATCACGACTGCGACTTATGGCCTTTCATCAGTGATCCTGCCTCCCGTGGTTACGGTGATCGTGGGCCGTCTGGATGCGCCCGCCGCCTTTAAGATCGTCGGAGTTGTATTCCTGGTCCTGATCTGCGGCTGTTCCTTTCTGGTGGAAAAGTGCCCGGCGGATTTTGTGCCCGACGGCTGGACCCCTCCGGCTGAGAAAAAGGAGAAAAAGGCCGTGCGCGACTGCAGCTGGCGGGAGATGCTGAAAAGTCCGGTATTTTATGCGATGATCCTGCTGCTCACCTGCGGAGCCTTCTGTGGTATGATGATTATTTCCCAGGCGTCTGCCGTTGCTTCGGGCATGATCGGCATGAGTGCGGCCGCGGCCGGCATCGCGGTATCGGTGCTGGCTCTGTTCAATGCGGCCGGCCGCCTGGCAGCCGGATGGCTATCTGACCGGATCGGGAGGATCAGCACGCTTACACTGGCCTGTGTCTTGTCTGTGGCAGGGTTGATCAGCCTTTATTTCAGCAGCACGGGCAGTACGGGGACCTTTTATTTGGGGATCGCGCTGGTAGGCATCTGTTTTGGTTCCTTTATGGGCGTGTATCCCGGATTTACGGCGGATCAGTTTGGAGCCAGGAATAACAGTGTCAATTACGGGATCATGTTCATCGGATTTGCGGCGGCCGGGTTCTTCGGGCCAACGATCATGAAAAATGTCTATACGGCGGACGGAAGCTATCAGAGGGCTTTCCTGATTGCGGTGGGCCTGAATTCGGCGGGTATTCTGCTCACGTTCGTCTACCGGATACTGGCAAAACGGCGGAGCTTGGAGAGATCAGTTAATTGA
- a CDS encoding iron-containing alcohol dehydrogenase, with amino-acid sequence MAREKKYLQFGIRQRLYQGSGCISVIPQILETEEWKRVMLIADPGLYAAGVIQPIEDMLKAAENVEYILFTNIRPNPEAVTIENEAIPAAHDFNVDVLIAVGGGSTMDTAKGVAIVGETDAHVMDFNSWPPSRPLPHKTYPIIAVPSTAGTGSEVCRNAVICDKNGFKLVPMHDAILPTYALMDPDLLAGLPTGVAAATAVDAFTHALESYTNMNANDFTELFSLRALELIGEAIRPFVANPAVAKWANMMSLGSMYAGFSLGIASIGQDHVITHPMSEEPFHMPHGDACGMVLPAVIEWNGLGCKEKYRKAYNAITKKEVPEGEFEVKMLIDWVMDLNADLHIAQDRDFEEWGYNDGEVLELMLKHPIFNNKDKTPNTQCAYPRTTKMKDFKYLIQRVNEYSRLQKERRK; translated from the coding sequence ATGGCAAGAGAGAAAAAGTATTTACAGTTTGGGATCAGGCAGAGATTGTACCAGGGCTCCGGATGCATTTCCGTGATCCCGCAGATTCTGGAAACCGAAGAGTGGAAACGGGTCATGCTGATTGCAGATCCGGGGCTTTACGCGGCGGGCGTCATCCAGCCCATTGAAGATATGCTGAAGGCCGCTGAAAATGTAGAATACATATTATTTACCAATATCCGGCCGAATCCTGAGGCGGTCACCATTGAAAATGAGGCGATACCCGCCGCACATGATTTTAATGTAGATGTCCTGATCGCAGTCGGCGGCGGAAGCACCATGGATACGGCGAAGGGAGTGGCGATTGTTGGTGAGACAGACGCACATGTGATGGACTTCAACAGCTGGCCCCCGTCCAGGCCCCTTCCGCACAAGACTTATCCGATCATCGCGGTTCCCAGCACAGCGGGGACAGGCAGTGAGGTATGCAGGAATGCGGTGATCTGTGACAAGAACGGGTTCAAGCTGGTGCCGATGCACGATGCCATACTCCCGACCTATGCGCTGATGGATCCGGACCTTCTGGCGGGGCTTCCGACGGGAGTGGCGGCAGCGACGGCAGTGGATGCGTTCACTCATGCGCTGGAGTCTTATACCAATATGAACGCCAATGATTTTACAGAACTGTTCTCACTGAGGGCGCTGGAACTGATCGGTGAGGCGATCCGGCCCTTTGTGGCTAATCCGGCGGTGGCGAAATGGGCTAACATGATGAGCCTGGGCTCCATGTACGCTGGCTTTTCCCTGGGGATTGCCAGCATCGGCCAGGATCACGTCATCACCCATCCCATGTCTGAGGAACCCTTCCATATGCCCCATGGAGATGCCTGCGGCATGGTGCTTCCCGCGGTGATCGAATGGAACGGGCTGGGCTGTAAGGAGAAATACAGAAAAGCTTACAATGCCATTACCAAAAAGGAAGTGCCGGAGGGTGAATTTGAAGTCAAGATGCTGATTGACTGGGTTATGGACCTGAACGCCGATCTTCACATCGCCCAGGATAGAGATTTTGAAGAATGGGGTTATAACGACGGGGAGGTTTTGGAGCTGATGCTGAAGCACCCGATCTTCAATAATAAGGATAAGACGCCGAATACCCAGTGCGCATATCCCAGAACCACGAAAATGAAAGACTTCAAATATCTGATTCAGAGAGTGAACGAATATTCCCGGCTGCAGAAGGAACGGAGGAAATAG